In one Nicotiana tomentosiformis chromosome 6, ASM39032v3, whole genome shotgun sequence genomic region, the following are encoded:
- the LOC138893552 gene encoding secreted RxLR effector protein 161-like — protein MGSEFEMSMMGELNFFLELQVKQSQKGTMTIQHKYIKELQKRFDMETSKVITTLIATTTRLDMDEPSSHVNQTMYIGIIGTLLYLTASRPDIVFSVGLCTRFQSNSKESHLKSSKRILRYLKGTQDLVLYNPSGDKFDLIGYADVDYAGYLVDRKSTSGMAHFLGSCLVSWGTRKQNSVALSTA, from the coding sequence ATGGGGAGTGAGTTtgagatgagtatgatgggagaattAAATTTCTTCCTGGAACTTCAAGTGAAGCAATCTCAAAAGGGAACAATGACAATTCAGCATAAGTACATCAAGGAGTTGCAAAAAAGGTTTGATATGgaaacatcaaaagttattacCACTCTTATTGCAACAACTACTCGtctagacatggatgaacctAGTTCTCATGTAAATCAGACCATGTATATAGGGATCATAGGGACACTCTTGTATCTTACTGCAAGCAGACCAGACATTGTGTTCAGCGTGGGCCTTTGTACAAGGTTTCAATCCAAttcaaaggaatctcatctgaagtCCTCCAAGAGAATATTAagatatctcaaaggaacgcaggACTTGGTTCTCTACAATCCCTCAGGTGACAAATTTGATCTTATTGGGTATGCTGACGTTGATTATGCAGGATATCTGGTCGACAGGAAAAGCACGTCTGGAATGGCACATTTCCTGGGTTCTTGCCTAGTCTCATGGggtacaaggaagcaaaactcagTGGCACTCTCAACTGCATAA